A region from the Tigriopus californicus strain San Diego chromosome 9, Tcal_SD_v2.1, whole genome shotgun sequence genome encodes:
- the LOC131887466 gene encoding coronin-1C-A-like yields MSFRVVRQSKFRHIFGSNLKREQCYDNIRVSKSSWDSTFCCVNPKFVAVIVESGGGGAFLVFPLSKIGRMTPEVPLVAGHKGPVLDISWCPHNDNVIASASEDCTVKVWQIPDEGVTRTMTDSIVSLAKHQRRVGLVLWHPSAQNILLSAGSDNNVVIWNVGTGQALLSFVLPDLVYSGCWNWDGSEVLFTCKDRKIRRVDPRTGEIEEEAVAHEGNKAARAIYLKNGLVFTTGFTKHSERQYSLRAPGHLDDPIVMVELDTSNGVMFPLYDPDANLIYLCGKGDSVIRYFEITPEPPFVHYINTFQTPDPQRGIGMMSKRGCDVSICEISRFYRLNNNGFCQVIPFVVPRKSELFQEDLYPDTLADVPAISAEEWFDGTNADPILVPVTEHGVQTKKTETIAAPQPNILNRSKVIGTSGGNEPHSAQPAAAVASSAPQVDVKKLTMAVMQEVHNQVEDLMDKQKGKIDELSAEIRKLKAMIVKHESRIRTLENRNKELEASSQNNNGGLDDEMDPDEV; encoded by the exons ATGTCGTTTCGAGTGGTTCGGCAAAGTAAATTCCGGCACATTTTCGGTTCCAATTTAAAGCGAGAGCAATGCTACGACAACATTCGAGTCTCCAAATCCTCTTGGGACTCTACGTTTTGCTGTGTCAATCCCAAATTCGTTGCGGTCATCGTGGAATCTGGAGGTGGTGGAGCCTTTCTCGTTTTTCCACTCTCAAAG ATTGGAAGAATGACCCCTGAAGTTCCACTGGTAGCAGGCCATAAGGGTCCCGTACTTGACATTTCTTGGTGTCCACACAACGACAATGTCATTGCAAGTGCCTCCGAGGATTGTACTGTTAAAGTGTGGCAAATCCCAGATGAAGGTGTTACAAG AACCATGACCGACTCTATCGTGAGCCTGGCCAAGCATCAGAGAAGGGTTGGTTTGGTGTTGTGGCATCCATCAGCCCAAAATATTCTTCTTTCCGCGGGGTCAGACAACAACGTGGTTATATGGAACGTTGGAACTGGACAAGCACTATTGTCATTTGTCTTGCCAGACCTCGTTTACTCTGGTTGTTGGAATTGGGACGGGTCTGAAGTGCTCTTCACATGCAAAGATCGAAAAATTAGACGTGTCGACCCTAG AACTGGCGAGATTGAGGAGGAGGCCGTTGCTCACGAGGGCAATAAGGCCGCAAGGGCCATCTATTTGAAAAACGGCCTCGTGTTCACTACTGGCTTTACCAAGCATAGCGAGAGGCAATACTCCTTGCGAGCTCCAGGCCACTTAGATGATCCCATCGTTATGGTGGAGCTCGACACATCTAATGGAGTCATGTTCCCTTTGTATGATCCAGATGCAAATTTGATATATCTTTGTGGAAAG GGTGACAGTGTCATTCGGTACTTTGAAATTACTCCCGAGCCTCCATTTGTGCATTACATCAACACGTTCCAAACACCTGACCCTCAACGGGGCATTGGGATGATGAGCAAACGAGGATGTGATGTGTCTATTTGCGAAATCTCCAGATTCTACCGGCTTAACAATAATGGGTTTTGTCAAGTGATACCTTTCGTGGTGCCTCGAAAATCTGAACTCTTCCAAGAAGATCTTTATCCCGATACTCTAGCGGATGTTCCAGCCATTTCGGCCGAAGAATGGTTTGACGGAACAAACGCTGACCCCATTCTCGTTCCAGTTACAGAACATGGTGTTCAGACTAAAAAG ACTGAGACCATTGCCGCTCCTCAACCGAACATTTTGAACCGTTCAAAGGTGATAGGAACATCTGGCGGGAACGAGCCTCACTCAGCACAACCTGCGGCTGCGGTAGCTTCATCAGCGCCGCAAGTCGATGTGAAAAAACTCACC ATGGCCGTAATGCAAGAGGTACACAATCAGGTGGAAGATTTAATGGACAAACAGAAAGGCAAAATTGACGAGCTTTCAGCAGAAATAAGAAAACTCAAGGCTATGATTGTGAAGCATGAATCGCGGATTCGAACGCTTGAAAACAGAAACAAGGAGCTCGAGGCTTCTTCCCAGAATAACAATGGAGGATTGGACGACGAAATGGATCCGGATGAGGTCTAG
- the LOC131887468 gene encoding uncharacterized protein LOC131887468, translated as MVRQLARGDNPMEHLQDHWSSPSQVDLEYPAPPMPAHHRGRAGGEHPQPPQPQVLDVNGVLPYEVISTQFSSMVLDASPTPSKIPRAQAPPCPDLEDAFASSARISKVKEFEVQSDGVGWFQNDWAAPPLRRKKASSRPTYTFDSCLVPGKSRVSPGSRVNQNALPPAIIKHIEDSTSRALVLYKPPSSIIAECVPDRSSKTEESDEEGTTSETMEID; from the exons ATGGTCCGCCAATTGGCTAGGGGGGACAATCCCATGGAACATCTTCAAGACCATTGGAGTAGCCCCTCCCAAGTGGATCTCGAGTATCCTGCACCACCCATGCCCGCACACCACCGAGGAAGAGCTGGTGGCGAACACCCTCAACCACCTCAGCCGCAGGTCCTCGATGTGAACGGCGTGCTCCCCTACGAAGTCATCTCCACGCAGTTTTCCTCCATGGTTTTGGATGCCAGTCCTACGCCTAGTAAAATTCCCAG AGCTCAAGCGCCACCGTGTCCGGATTTGGAGGACGCTTTCGCCTCTTCAGCCCGAATCTCGAAagtcaaggaatttgaggtCCAATCCGACGGTGTGGGCTGGTTCCAAAATGATTGGGCGGCCCCACCTCTTCGACGCAAGAAGGCATCTTCACGTCCCACATACAC GTTTGATTCTTGTCTGGTTCCGGGCAAAAGCCGAGTATCGCCAGGATCCCGTGTCAATCAAAATGCCTTGCCCCCCGCCATCATCAAACATATCGAGGATTCTACTTCAAGGGCACTCGTTCTGTATAAGCCCCCGTCGAGTATCATCGCAGAGTGTGTGCCTGATCGCTCAAGTAAAACGGAAGAATCGGATGAAGAGGGTACTACTTCAGAGACCATGGAAATTGACTAA
- the LOC131887462 gene encoding carboxy-terminal kinesin 2-like: MSGIPRPGSRLPQSSSSVKRPRAGSNDENAGQPGLLAKKKKMDPPTLPLKKTSTSNLSKAKSMMNIGPKSKVTQPLGTSNMSGRATNVLGRRPGANPVGGNTSNLAPRTRATVTTNAPVGPGPGPKKRPAWDLKGRLEDMEGLFASTAERVSTLESQNTQLKTVAQEKETEVIQNSEELKSVAEERDSLRKQIETLKKELSEVTDLKECQAKNYRTQLDDLEFKKSALERKLKGLEDELNARIAEIGSLKSIVAQSNATKDCLEATLENTKRHLASAEDKLTELEKLASQQAAQIDQHRENERAFETERRRLHNTIQELKGNIRVFCRVRPLLKGEVEKVGPNIRHIEFVSENSLELKRIADSPNESIASGIKGKNSKYDFEFDRVFGPNAKQAQVFEEICQLVQSAIDGYNVCVFAYGQTGSGKTFTMEGGEEPGNEGMIPLTLDMIYQETKKLEGKGWTYKMEASFLEIYNEEIRDLLATEKNLKYDIKLTSSDVKGQTNDVYVSNVKVVEVKSPHQVTSLLSLAHKNRAIAATNCNERSSRSHSVFQLKITGSNSITTESCSGTLNLVDLAGSERLKDSGSEGLRLKETQNINKSLANLGNVIMALAQKDSHIPYRNSKLTHLLQNSLGGNSKTLMFVNVSPKEDSFSETLNSLRFATKVNQCQIGTATKKIK, encoded by the exons ATGTCTGGGATTCCTCGACCGGGAAGTCGTCTTCCTCAATCTTCTTCGTCCGTGAAACGACCTCGAGCCGGATCCAACGATGAGAATGCCGGACAGCCTGGTCTTCtggccaaaaagaagaaaatgg ATCCGCCTACCCTCCCATTGAAGAAGACCTCGACGTCGAATCTGAGCAAAGCCAAATCCATGATGAATATTGGTCCCAAATCCAAGGTGACCCAACCTTTAGGGACGTCAAACATGAGTGGGCGAGCCACCAATGTGTTAGGACGCCGACCCGGAGCCAACCCTGTCGGTGGAAACACTTCCAATTTGGCCCCGCGAACACGCGCGACGGTCACCACGAATGCACCTGTAGGTCCAGGCCCCGGGCCCAAAAAGCGGCCGGCGTGGGATTTGAAAGGCCGATTAGAAGACATGGAGGGCCTGTTCGCGTCCACGGCTGAGCGCGTGTCCACTTTGGAGAGCCAGAACACCCAGTTGAAGACCGTAGCACAAGAGAAAGAGACCGAAGTCATTCAGAACTCGGAAGAGTTGAAATCGGTGGCCGAAGAACGCGATTCGCTTCGAAAACAG ATTGAGACTTTGAAGAAGGAACTCTCGGAAGTGACGGATCTCAAGGAATGCCAGGCCAAGAATTACCGAACGCAATTGGATGATTTAGAGTTCAAGAAATCAGCTCTGGAGCGAAAGCTCAAGGGATTGGAAGACGAGCTGAACGCCAGAATCGCTGAAATTGGAAGCCTCAAATCTATTGTGGCTCAATCCAATGCAACTAAAGATTGTTTGGAGGCTACACTCGAAAACACCAAACGTCATCTTGCTTCGGCGGAAGACAAGTTGACCGAATTGGAAAAGTTGGCCTCGCAGCAAGCGGCTCAAATCGACCAACATCGGGAAAACGAACGAGCCTTTGAAACCGAACGGCGTCGCCTTCACAATACCATTCAAGAACTGAAGGGCAACATCCGAGTGTTTTGTCGTGTTCGACCTCTCCTCAAAGGCGAAGTTGAAAAGGTGGGCCCAAATATTCGACATATCGAGTTCGTGTCGGAAAATTCCCTCGAGCTGAAAAGAATAGCGG ACAGCCCAAATGAGTCCATTGCCAGTGGTATCAAAGGCAAAAACAGTAAGTATGACTTTGAATTCGATCGAGTATTCGGTCCCAATGCCAAGCAAGCCCAGGTGTTTGAAGAGATATGCCAGTTGGTACAGAGCGCCATTGACGGCTACAATGTGTGCGTGTTTGCCTACGGACAAACAGGAAGTGGGAAGACATTCACCATGGAAGGGGGAGAAGAACCGGGCAACGAGGGTATGATCCCTCTCACGCTTGACATGATTTACCAGGAGACCAAGAAATTGGAGGGCAAAGGCTGGACATATAAGATGGAAGCAAGCTTCCTGGAAATATACAATGAGGAGATTCGAGATCTCCTAGCCACGGAGAAGAACCTGAAATATGACATCAAACTTACCAGCTCCGACGTTAAAGGACAAACCAACGATGTGTATGTAAGCAACGTTAAAGTCGTAGAAGTCAAGAGTCCGCATCAG GTGACATCACTCCTCAGTCTTGCTCACAAGAATCGCGCGATTGCCGCCACAAATTGCAACGAAAGGTCCTCAAGGTCGCATTCcgtttttcaattgaaaattacgGGTAGCAATTCCATTACTACCGAGTCTTGCTCTGGTACCCTCAACCTGGTCGACTTGGCTGGGTCTGAACGCCTCAAAGATTCCGGTTCGGAGGGATTAAGATTGAAAGAGACCCAGAACATTAATAAATCGTTGGCCAATTTGGGTAACGTCATCATGGCACTGGCTCAAAAG GATTCGCATATACCCTACCGCAATTCCAAGCTAACACATCTGTTGCAAAATTCGTTAGGTGGGAACTCCAAGACTTTGATGTTTGTCAACGTTTCCCCGAAAGAAGATAGCTTCAGTGAAACGTTAAACTCGCTGCGCTTTGCGACCAAAGTCAATCAGTGCCAAATCGGGACGGCTACGAAAAAGATCAAGTAA
- the LOC131887459 gene encoding uncharacterized protein LOC131887459 isoform X1, which yields MNWAKPFHILGLAMIFVTHRTIGQSEMTEFACPGSNLVLNCTNLGLIEVTRANYGRFSIEVCNPQSKANWSVNCFDHHAKNIIVKSCNGKALCSLSDEDFEGHESPCPETERYKEAHFTCQKEKEDQKTTKRTRSPIRLQTFRGQMPSSKEFPTDTNSRKRVPITAPPTSTFAQDQEDTSTISHQQLGGAGAERVHFTRAPAIRFSRHSLDTTTVPSFTQSLELPPTPSRLSVVKVVHKSETNIPVYTGFAAPVLSSSSSNSHQQESYPPCLSIRSRGVIWPSTDPGSTARRPCPNNKEQVATWKCLRGPNHWTPSLPDMSKCQASWIKVPTWNTSGEAAFIVDLRDSLRSLKRHLQSNSIYGGDLMLVMGSLDKFLDDFGKSHGRSRDHDKGAQLDLETRTTFIQTISRLLHELSRPSIEATRFEEDKLESLIETVQRILVISSSWSRRQEWDRLGSDNDLHWRSQHLNISTASLKLQGFVNLSHKSVDDVLQSRPYTFCRMHVSSVGSHQKNINRDDGNIPLVYLSMKLPSTFGTHLHQSSRIQGAKIAKRISSTILLINEDSSMFDISISGLREEEDKGARTSSPGCLATVTHVSDGLKHQCQLACSGSRSTSCQCQVVRFAQNGDAAFASTHLRPSSSWRENEKLTETSQVEVERSDINDQVVVLLGCLGATLLLIVAILPFACVLIHLKRAKVQQTSKECVYAGEAFHALDYSTCDGAYQSSLCRFDNTYLTNDGLRHAPSYGSALNSQELPQNTSSQAERLFIMPAGLEYQNALDSLSTQPTKESRAQENLCCNSKRSHLPFLKPEVPLSKKNETNSIDVHQAYSKRGSGKIKEEIGKPTPKLKGPPQY from the exons ATGAATTGGGCTAAACCGTTCCACATTTTGGGCCTTGCAATGATTTTCG TGACTCATCGCACCATTGGACAGAGTGAAATGACGGAATTTGCATGCCCTGGGAGCAATCTTGTGTTAAATTGCACAAACCTCGGCCTGATTGAGGTAACTCGAGCCAATTATGGACGATTTTCCATCGAAGTGTGTAATCCTCAAAGCAAAGCCAATTGGAGCGTGAATTGCTTTGATCACCATGCCAAAaacatcattgtcaaaag TTGTAATGGTAAAGCTTTATGCTCCTTGTCAGATGAAGATTTCGAAGGCCACGAAAGCCCCTGTCCTGAGACGGAACGTTACAAGGAAGCCCATTTCACGTGtcaaaaggagaaagaag ACCAAAAGACTACAAAAAGAACTCGTAGTCCCATCCGACTGCAAACTTTTCGAGGCCAAATGCCCTCATCAAAAGAGTTTCCAACGGATACCAACTCTCGAAAACGTGTGCCAATTACTGCGCCACCGACCTCTACTTTTGCCCAGGATCAAGAGGACACAAGCACAATCAGCCACCAACAACTTGGGGGGGCCGGGGCTGAGCGAGTTCATTTCACAAGAGCACCAGCGATTCGGTTTTCGCGACATTCTTTAGACACCACCACCGTCCCATCATTTACACAGTCTTTGGAACTCCCCCCAACTCCCTCGAGACTATCCGTGGTCAAGGTAGTGCACAAATCTGAAACCAATATCCCGGTCTATACTGGTTTCGCTGCGCCTGTTctatcttcatcttcttccaatTCCCATCAACAAGAAAGCTATCCCCCTTGCTTGTCGATACGATCTCGAGGAGTGATTTGGCCATCCACTGACCCAGGTTCAACTGCCCGGCGACCGTGTCCAAATAATAAGGAACAAGTGGCTACTTGGAAATGCTTGAGAGGACCCAACCATTGGACACCGTCGCTTCCAGACATGAGCAAGTGTCAAGCTTCGTGGATCAAGGTTCCCACATGGAACACATCTGGCGAAGCCGCGTTCATAGTGGACCTAAGAGACTCCCTTCGTTCTTTGAAGCGACATCTCCAAAGCAACAGTATTTATGGGGGGGATTTGATGCTGGTGATGGGATCTTTAGATAAGTTCCTAGATGACTTTGGGAAAAGCCATGGAAGATCAAGGGACCACGATAAAGGTGCACAACTTGACCTGGAGACGAGGACCACTTTCATCCAAACAATAAGTCGTTTACTCCATGAACTTTCTCGACCATCGATTGAGGCCACTCGTTTTGAAGAGGACAAACTAGAGTCATTGATTGAAACTGTTCAAAGAATTCTGGTCATTTCTTCCTCGTGGAGTCGTAGACAAGAATGGGACCGTTTGGGGTCAGATAATGATTTACATTGGCGCAGTCAGCACTTGA ATATCTCCACTGCCTCTTTGAAGTTACAGGGTTTTGTAAACCTGTCGCATAAGTCGGTCGACGATGTTTTGCAATCCCGACCTTACACGTTTTGCCGCATGCATGTATCATCGGTGGGATCCCATCAGAAGAACATTAACAGAGATGATGGGAATATTCCTTTGGTTTATCTCTCCATGAAATTGCCTTCAACATTTGGCACCCATCTGCATCAGTCGTCACGCATTCAAGGAGCCAAGATTGCCAAGAGGATCAGTTCCACCATCCTCTTGATAAATGAGGACTCGTCCATGTTCGACATTTCCATATCAGGCTtaagagaggaggaggataaAGGGGCGAGGACGTCTTCACCGGGTTGCTTAGCAACTGTTACGCATGTCTCAGATGGTCTTAAACATCAATGCCAACTTGCGTGCTCGGGATCAAGATCAACTTCGTGCCAATGCCAAGTGGTTCGATTTGCTCAAAATGGAGATGCTGCATTTGCTTCAACGCACCTTCGACCTTCGAGCTCTTGGCGTGAGAATGAAAAATTGACAGAAACTTCACAAGTTGAAGTGGAACGGAGCGATATAAACGATCAGGTAGTGGTGCTCTTAGGTTGTTTAGGCGCTACTTTGCTCCTGATTGTGGCGATACTCCCATTCGCTTGTGTGCTCATCCACCTCAAACGTGCTAAG GTCCAGCAGACATCAAAGGAGTGCGTCTACGCCGGAGAGGCGTTCCACGCTTTGGATTACTCTACTTGTGATGGGGCATATCAATCATCGCTTTGTCGATTTGATAATACATATCTCACGAATGACGGATTACGACACGCACCTTCATATGGTTCGGCCCTCAACTCTCAAGAACTGCCTCAAAATACGAGCTCCCAGGCTGAAAGATTATTCATAATGCCTGCTGGCCTTGAATACCAAAACGCTTTG GATTCTCTCTCAACTCAACCCACTAAGGAAAGTCGAGCGCAAGAAAACCTATGCTGTAATTCAAAACGCAGCCATCTCCCATTTCTGAAACCTGAGGTTCCACTCTCCAAGAAAAATGAGACCAACAGCATTGATGTGCACCAAGCTTACTCCAAACGAGGCTCTGGAAAGATCAAAGAGGAAATTGGAAAGCCCACCCCAAAACTGAAAGGCCCGCCCCAATATTGA
- the LOC131887459 gene encoding uncharacterized protein LOC131887459 isoform X2 codes for MNWAKPFHILGLAMIFVTHRTIGQSEMTEFACPGSNLVLNCTNLGLIEVTRANYGRFSIEVCNPQSKANWSVNCFDHHAKNIIVKSCNGKALCSLSDEDFEGHESPCPETERYKEAHFTCQKEKEDQKTTKRTRSPIRLQTFRGQMPSSKEFPTDTNSRKRVPITAPPTSTFAQDQEDTSTISHQQLGGAGAERVHFTRAPAIRFSRHSLDTTTVPSFTQSLELPPTPSRLSVVKVVHKSETNIPVYTGFAAPVLSSSSSNSHQQESYPPCLSIRSRGVIWPSTDPGSTARRPCPNNKEQVATWKCLRGPNHWTPSLPDMSKCQASWIKVPTWNTSGEAAFIVDLRDSLRSLKRHLQSNSIYGGDLMLVMGSLDKFLDDFGKSHGRSRDHDKGAQLDLETRTTFIQTISRLLHELSRPSIEATRFEEDKLESLIETVQRILVISSSWSRRQEWDRLGSDNDLHWRSQHLNISTASLKLQGFVNLSHKSVDDVLQSRPYTFCRMHVSSVGSHQKNINRDDGNIPLVYLSMKLPSTFGTHLHQSSRIQGAKIAKRISSTILLINEDSSMFDISISGLREEEDKGARTSSPGCLATVTHVSDGLKHQCQLACSGSRSTSCQCQVVRFAQNGDAAFASTHLRPSSSWRENEKLTETSQVEVERSDINDQVVVLLGCLGATLLLIVAILPFACVLIHLKRAKVQQTSKECVYAGEAFHALDYSTCDGAYQSSLCRFDNTYLTNDGLRHAPSYGSALNSQELPQNTSSQAERLFIMPAGLEYQNALESRAQENLCCNSKRSHLPFLKPEVPLSKKNETNSIDVHQAYSKRGSGKIKEEIGKPTPKLKGPPQY; via the exons ATGAATTGGGCTAAACCGTTCCACATTTTGGGCCTTGCAATGATTTTCG TGACTCATCGCACCATTGGACAGAGTGAAATGACGGAATTTGCATGCCCTGGGAGCAATCTTGTGTTAAATTGCACAAACCTCGGCCTGATTGAGGTAACTCGAGCCAATTATGGACGATTTTCCATCGAAGTGTGTAATCCTCAAAGCAAAGCCAATTGGAGCGTGAATTGCTTTGATCACCATGCCAAAaacatcattgtcaaaag TTGTAATGGTAAAGCTTTATGCTCCTTGTCAGATGAAGATTTCGAAGGCCACGAAAGCCCCTGTCCTGAGACGGAACGTTACAAGGAAGCCCATTTCACGTGtcaaaaggagaaagaag ACCAAAAGACTACAAAAAGAACTCGTAGTCCCATCCGACTGCAAACTTTTCGAGGCCAAATGCCCTCATCAAAAGAGTTTCCAACGGATACCAACTCTCGAAAACGTGTGCCAATTACTGCGCCACCGACCTCTACTTTTGCCCAGGATCAAGAGGACACAAGCACAATCAGCCACCAACAACTTGGGGGGGCCGGGGCTGAGCGAGTTCATTTCACAAGAGCACCAGCGATTCGGTTTTCGCGACATTCTTTAGACACCACCACCGTCCCATCATTTACACAGTCTTTGGAACTCCCCCCAACTCCCTCGAGACTATCCGTGGTCAAGGTAGTGCACAAATCTGAAACCAATATCCCGGTCTATACTGGTTTCGCTGCGCCTGTTctatcttcatcttcttccaatTCCCATCAACAAGAAAGCTATCCCCCTTGCTTGTCGATACGATCTCGAGGAGTGATTTGGCCATCCACTGACCCAGGTTCAACTGCCCGGCGACCGTGTCCAAATAATAAGGAACAAGTGGCTACTTGGAAATGCTTGAGAGGACCCAACCATTGGACACCGTCGCTTCCAGACATGAGCAAGTGTCAAGCTTCGTGGATCAAGGTTCCCACATGGAACACATCTGGCGAAGCCGCGTTCATAGTGGACCTAAGAGACTCCCTTCGTTCTTTGAAGCGACATCTCCAAAGCAACAGTATTTATGGGGGGGATTTGATGCTGGTGATGGGATCTTTAGATAAGTTCCTAGATGACTTTGGGAAAAGCCATGGAAGATCAAGGGACCACGATAAAGGTGCACAACTTGACCTGGAGACGAGGACCACTTTCATCCAAACAATAAGTCGTTTACTCCATGAACTTTCTCGACCATCGATTGAGGCCACTCGTTTTGAAGAGGACAAACTAGAGTCATTGATTGAAACTGTTCAAAGAATTCTGGTCATTTCTTCCTCGTGGAGTCGTAGACAAGAATGGGACCGTTTGGGGTCAGATAATGATTTACATTGGCGCAGTCAGCACTTGA ATATCTCCACTGCCTCTTTGAAGTTACAGGGTTTTGTAAACCTGTCGCATAAGTCGGTCGACGATGTTTTGCAATCCCGACCTTACACGTTTTGCCGCATGCATGTATCATCGGTGGGATCCCATCAGAAGAACATTAACAGAGATGATGGGAATATTCCTTTGGTTTATCTCTCCATGAAATTGCCTTCAACATTTGGCACCCATCTGCATCAGTCGTCACGCATTCAAGGAGCCAAGATTGCCAAGAGGATCAGTTCCACCATCCTCTTGATAAATGAGGACTCGTCCATGTTCGACATTTCCATATCAGGCTtaagagaggaggaggataaAGGGGCGAGGACGTCTTCACCGGGTTGCTTAGCAACTGTTACGCATGTCTCAGATGGTCTTAAACATCAATGCCAACTTGCGTGCTCGGGATCAAGATCAACTTCGTGCCAATGCCAAGTGGTTCGATTTGCTCAAAATGGAGATGCTGCATTTGCTTCAACGCACCTTCGACCTTCGAGCTCTTGGCGTGAGAATGAAAAATTGACAGAAACTTCACAAGTTGAAGTGGAACGGAGCGATATAAACGATCAGGTAGTGGTGCTCTTAGGTTGTTTAGGCGCTACTTTGCTCCTGATTGTGGCGATACTCCCATTCGCTTGTGTGCTCATCCACCTCAAACGTGCTAAG GTCCAGCAGACATCAAAGGAGTGCGTCTACGCCGGAGAGGCGTTCCACGCTTTGGATTACTCTACTTGTGATGGGGCATATCAATCATCGCTTTGTCGATTTGATAATACATATCTCACGAATGACGGATTACGACACGCACCTTCATATGGTTCGGCCCTCAACTCTCAAGAACTGCCTCAAAATACGAGCTCCCAGGCTGAAAGATTATTCATAATGCCTGCTGGCCTTGAATACCAAAACGCTTTG GAAAGTCGAGCGCAAGAAAACCTATGCTGTAATTCAAAACGCAGCCATCTCCCATTTCTGAAACCTGAGGTTCCACTCTCCAAGAAAAATGAGACCAACAGCATTGATGTGCACCAAGCTTACTCCAAACGAGGCTCTGGAAAGATCAAAGAGGAAATTGGAAAGCCCACCCCAAAACTGAAAGGCCCGCCCCAATATTGA